A window of Cohnella herbarum contains these coding sequences:
- a CDS encoding GNAT family N-acetyltransferase has product MSEKPVYVRFPEEADAEQLTAMYKRNREFFEKFSPNSSEEYYTEEHQLQTIIKSKADREEDRRYAFVICHKEDDRIIGSIGLILVMRGPLQSCMIGYSLDQAYNGKGYTTEAVKQVVRYAFEELKFHRIVGEVSPRNPASIRVLENAGFLKEGISRSNLKINGVWEDHQVLAIINPSGDI; this is encoded by the coding sequence ATGTCGGAGAAGCCAGTGTACGTCCGGTTCCCCGAGGAGGCGGACGCCGAACAATTGACAGCCATGTACAAGCGCAATCGGGAGTTTTTCGAGAAATTTTCGCCTAACAGTTCAGAGGAGTACTATACGGAGGAACATCAGCTTCAAACGATTATTAAAAGCAAGGCCGATAGGGAAGAGGATAGGAGATACGCCTTCGTGATATGTCACAAGGAGGATGACCGGATTATAGGTAGCATAGGTCTGATCTTGGTGATGCGCGGCCCTCTTCAGAGCTGTATGATCGGATATAGCTTAGACCAGGCGTATAACGGAAAGGGTTATACGACGGAGGCGGTGAAGCAGGTCGTACGCTATGCCTTCGAGGAGCTGAAGTTTCACCGGATCGTAGGTGAAGTCTCGCCTCGGAATCCCGCGTCTATCCGCGTGCTCGAGAACGCCGGCTTTCTCAAAGAAGGCATCTCTCGAAGCAATTTGAAGATCAACGGGGTGTGGGAGGATCATCAGGTTCTGGCCATTATCAATCCATCCGGGGATATTTAG
- the lepB gene encoding signal peptidase I gives MKRTIIFVALTVFIAMLLSACNETVTDTMTEEKIKVIDKPDPTLKKVQVRTDGMLSAIDYGFPHPFFVNSEVLADLNHYERYDISRGDIVLFKTKNNKDQDTDIARIVGLPGETVSITKGQVYINDQKLDAFYGDDSTIKNNDSWGAVTLEENEYYILADVRWRGFNDSQMAGAFLKQDVLGKIVGYEKK, from the coding sequence ATGAAACGAACAATCATCTTTGTTGCTCTTACGGTATTTATTGCGATGCTTCTCAGCGCCTGTAACGAAACCGTCACTGACACCATGACAGAGGAGAAAATAAAAGTCATCGACAAACCTGACCCAACGTTAAAGAAGGTGCAGGTAAGAACAGATGGCATGTTATCAGCAATCGATTATGGTTTCCCACATCCTTTTTTCGTAAATAGCGAAGTATTAGCAGACTTAAACCACTATGAGCGATATGACATTTCTCGCGGGGATATTGTGTTGTTCAAAACTAAAAACAATAAAGACCAAGACACGGATATTGCAAGAATTGTGGGGCTACCCGGTGAAACAGTGAGCATTACAAAGGGCCAAGTGTACATTAACGACCAGAAACTCGACGCGTTCTATGGTGACGATTCCACCATTAAGAACAACGATTCTTGGGGCGCGGTAACACTTGAAGAAAACGAATATTATATCTTAGCGGATGTGCGCTGGAGAGGATTCAATGATAGCCAAATGGCAGGAGCTTTTTTGAAGCAGGATGTGTTAGGAAAAATAGTAGGATATGAAAAAAAGTGA
- the pyrH gene encoding UMP kinase translates to MTKYRRVLIKLSGGAVAGNAEFGFAPERLDYIANEIMSVVNLGVEVSLVIGGGNIFRGNMAESWGIERAEADNIGTLATVVNSLMLRGVLKAKTNKEVRVMTAIPITSVAEPYIRLRAVHHLEKGYIVIFAGGNGQPYVTTDYPSVQRAIEVNCEALLVAKQGVDGVLNADPKHDKEARKFRSLHYDDVLRHNLKVMDQSAFILARDYNLPMHVFNFDQPGSMKEICEGKNIGTLISGGSVLELE, encoded by the coding sequence TTGACGAAGTACAGGAGAGTTCTTATCAAACTAAGCGGCGGAGCAGTCGCGGGAAATGCCGAATTCGGTTTTGCGCCGGAAAGATTGGATTACATCGCTAATGAAATTATGTCGGTCGTGAATCTAGGCGTCGAGGTATCCTTGGTGATAGGCGGGGGAAATATATTCCGAGGAAATATGGCGGAAAGCTGGGGCATCGAGAGGGCGGAAGCCGACAACATCGGTACGCTTGCGACTGTCGTCAACAGCTTAATGCTGCGCGGAGTTCTGAAAGCCAAAACGAATAAAGAAGTTCGAGTCATGACTGCCATACCTATTACGTCGGTTGCCGAGCCCTATATCCGGTTAAGAGCGGTACACCATTTGGAAAAGGGTTACATTGTGATCTTTGCGGGAGGAAACGGGCAGCCCTACGTAACGACCGACTATCCTTCGGTGCAAAGGGCGATCGAAGTGAACTGCGAAGCGCTATTAGTAGCGAAACAAGGCGTAGACGGCGTTCTCAATGCAGACCCGAAGCATGATAAAGAAGCGCGGAAATTCAGATCCCTCCATTACGACGATGTTTTAAGGCATAACTTAAAGGTTATGGATCAGTCGGCATTCATACTAGCCAGAGACTATAATCTGCCCATGCACGTATTCAACTTTGATCAACCGGGTTCCATGAAAGAAATTTGCGAAGGGAAAAATATCGGAACGTTGATTAGCGGAGGATCTGTTCTGGAATTGGAATAG
- a CDS encoding DNA polymerase IV, with the protein MHHRDRTIFLIDGQSFYASVEKAAHPEYRDKPVAVGDPERKSGIILAACPIAKSKGVTTAERVFEARAKCPDLVVIRPRMQRYITISLLITEIFESFTDQVEPYSIDEQFLDVTGAIAEYGSAEEIARKIQRHVKLATGVWSRVGIGPSKVLAKMATDNFSKKRPEGIFRLGNENIETELWPLPINQMFMVGNRMTQHFMCMGLPTIGDIARMPLADFKRRMRLRMGKQSDIQAEYYWQTARGIDPSPVESSIRGALKSVSHGKTLRASLYRKSEDIEVVLLELVVEVCRRARRLGYQGRVVSVGAGETDGERRSGFNRQVTLPQSTSLTHEVAAAAHRIFAEFWQGMPVSHLYVSLTQLTDDSTYQLTLFDDRTAAYSLERATDSIKDRYGSGAIMRGSSLLAAGVAKERSEQIGGHYK; encoded by the coding sequence ATGCATCATAGAGACAGGACTATTTTTCTGATCGATGGGCAATCCTTCTACGCAAGCGTCGAGAAGGCAGCGCATCCGGAATATCGCGATAAGCCGGTTGCGGTTGGAGATCCCGAGCGCAAATCGGGAATTATCCTCGCGGCTTGTCCGATCGCCAAGTCCAAGGGCGTGACGACGGCGGAAAGAGTGTTCGAAGCTCGCGCGAAGTGCCCGGATTTGGTCGTGATTCGTCCGAGAATGCAACGTTACATTACGATTTCGCTGCTCATCACGGAAATATTCGAGTCTTTTACCGATCAAGTCGAACCGTACAGCATCGACGAACAGTTTCTGGATGTGACGGGAGCGATCGCAGAGTACGGGTCGGCGGAAGAGATCGCTCGGAAAATTCAACGGCATGTCAAATTGGCTACGGGAGTATGGTCCCGCGTCGGAATCGGGCCGAGCAAAGTTCTTGCCAAGATGGCAACGGACAATTTTTCCAAGAAAAGGCCGGAAGGGATATTTCGGCTTGGCAACGAGAACATCGAAACCGAGCTTTGGCCGCTGCCGATTAACCAGATGTTTATGGTCGGCAACAGGATGACTCAGCATTTCATGTGCATGGGTCTTCCGACGATAGGCGACATTGCCCGGATGCCGCTTGCGGATTTTAAGCGGAGAATGAGGCTGCGCATGGGCAAGCAAAGCGATATCCAGGCAGAGTATTATTGGCAGACGGCTCGGGGGATCGATCCGAGTCCGGTAGAATCGTCGATCAGAGGCGCGCTTAAATCCGTCAGTCACGGCAAGACGCTCCGTGCTTCGCTATATCGAAAGTCGGAGGATATCGAGGTCGTGCTCCTTGAGCTTGTCGTGGAGGTGTGCCGAAGGGCGCGCAGGTTAGGTTATCAAGGCCGCGTCGTCTCCGTCGGTGCGGGGGAGACGGACGGAGAGCGAAGGTCGGGGTTTAACAGACAAGTGACGCTGCCGCAATCCACCTCTCTGACGCATGAGGTTGCTGCAGCCGCGCATAGAATTTTCGCCGAATTTTGGCAGGGCATGCCCGTAAGCCACCTCTATGTGTCGCTAACGCAACTTACCGATGACAGCACGTACCAGCTTACGCTGTTTGACGATCGGACTGCCGCATACTCGCTTGAGCGGGCAACGGATTCGATCAAAGACCGATATGGCAGCGGCGCGATTATGCGAGGATCCTCGTTATTGGCCGCCGGAGTGGCGAAGGAGCGATCTGAGCAGATCGGAGGACATTACAAATGA